The Primulina tabacum isolate GXHZ01 chromosome 10, ASM2559414v2, whole genome shotgun sequence region TACGTGCTTTCTCACAATGCTTATGCTCTAAGTTTGTTTTGTTCACCATCTTATGGTTCACTTAAACCTCGCACTTCTTGCTATTTTTGTACTTTGTTTTATCTAGTTATTTATGTGTTTTCAATTATTTTCTTGATTGAAGAGCCATCACACATCTCTGTAGAATATGAAAATCACGTTTCTTGATTATCGAGTTTGTTCAATAAAGCATAGTTATGAGACGTttgaagattatgaatgtttCTTTTCTAGTCTAGTTGTGTTAAATCTGTTGTTAGTTTCCTATTTCTGAATTCCGACTGATTCCATCAATCTTTTTGAGCTCATGGTTCCCGAGAACAGACATGGTAGTTGTGGCAGTAACCACCATTTGAATTCCAAGGTCATTCATGGAAAGGTTTAGGTCGTTCCATATACTATTACAATAGACAGctctaaataatataaaacatatatattgcAATAAGTACCAAAATCAAACATTTTGTACATGATTACTGTAAAAAATAATGATTCATATCGAAATACCCTAATATGCTACTGTTAATACTTCGAAAGAATCATAGTGAAAAACACAATATCCTCCAGCTGTGTTGCTGGGCAAATGATTTTCACGAGTATTTTCTGTTCCATGTCAAAACAATGCCTGTTCCATTCCTTACATACTGTTTCATGTCAAAATAAAGGTCCTTCCTCTGTTTTTTAGCAAGTCACACACCGTTTTTTGTACCTAAATATATACAAGCATGAAACTGTGGAACAGAAACAGCTGTTCCAGTTCTGTTATGTCTATCCCGTTAATTCCACAACTGTTCCACACTTCCACCATCAAACCATCTTTGGCTGAATAAGTCATTACTTTGAAAATTCTAACTTCCTTTTGATTATTTCCAGTCCAAAAAAAGAGGACTTTCATTGGAAGAAAAGCGTGAGAAAATGCTGCAAATTTTCTATGATTCACAGGACTTCTTCCTTGTAAGTATCTGTGACTTGTTTATAATCCAGTTTGAGATGCTTTTCTTTTTGTGATCACTGAGGATGATGGGCTTTACGAATGTTACCAATGCAATTTCTATTTCACATACCACATTGTGCATATTTTGCAGTTTTTTTCTCTCTATTCAGCGACAAATTGCAGTTTTTTCTCTCTTGTCTGCTGTATTGTCCCTTTTGATGATGATTGATTATACTGAACTTTTTTTAAGctcaaggagcttgagaagttGGGCCCAAAGAAAGGCGTCATCTTGCAGTCAGTAAAGGATGTAATTCAAAGCTTGGTGGATGATGACCTTGTTTTCAAGGACAAGATAGGAACTTCAGTAAGTTAACTTATCCAGATGGTCGATGGGAGCATTATATTCTTTTTGAACTCTTTTATTACGCATTATATCATTCCCCTTTGACATATCTTTGCAAAAGTTGTCATAGTAACTGTCCTtgaatcatatcataataaaaTTCAGGTATATTTTTGGAGCCTTCCTAGCTGTGCTGGCAACCAGGTGATCtaacaattcaattcatatctggAAATTAGAAGTATATTTTCAATCACCCGATTATGCCAATACATCGGTTGGTGTCTACAGCTAAGAAACATACAAAAAAAACTCGACTCTGAACTCCAAAGTTGTAAAAAACGATACATAGAACAAGTTGATCACTGCAATTCTCTGAAAAAGGGACGAGAGGAATCTGTGAGTGCATTTTTTCCACGTTCATGCTTTCGTGTAGCTGTATAACTTGTTTTCCATGTCATATTCAATGACTTATCACCTTCACTAATATATTAGGATGAACGAGATGAGGCACTTGACGAGCTTAAAGCTATTGAACTGAAATATAATGAGCTTAAGGTTGAGtttcatattttctttcattgaGAACGAGATTCCATTTCTAATACTTTGaaattgaagttgatttattgtCCTTTCTTCTTAGGATGAGATCGCACAATATGCCGACAATGATCCGGCTACCTTTGAAGCAATGAGTTGAACATCATCATCCTCTCCTGTTtccgaaattttaaaattttactgaCTAAATTTCAAATGAAAATCTCTTGTGACCTCTATGGTTCTCAATAACTCTACTGTTTGCCGTGTTCTTAACTTTGATGCCTGTTTGCAGAAAACACTATTGAAGTGGCCCATTCAGCAACCAACAGATGGACAGGTTATTATTATAATCCAATATCATTTCAATTATTATGAGATTTCCCCGGTCTCCGTCTATCACGTTCATATTATACTTTACAGATAACATCTTCACTCTACGACAGTGGTGTTCAAAAAACTTCCCTCAGGCAAAAGAGCAACTTGATAACCTTTACAACGAGGTATGTAATTTACATAGCAGCAATTGAATCGAAGAATAAATCCCATCATCTCTAACAAACAAAGTACAAAAACTAGAAAACAAAAATGGTGCTTTATATCTTATGATTTGTATCTCTGCTGCTTCTACTTTCTAGCCAGCCAGCACACACCTAAACATTTTTTCCATTATGTCGGATAGGTAGGAATAACTGAAGACTTCGATTATGTGGAGTTACCTGCTGCTATTCCAAAATGCTCTATCGGAGATCAGATGCCTGAAGTTGATATTTAATATGCATATATCGGGTAAAATGCTTCAGCCTGTGTGCAACATCGCCATTCCGacggattttaaaattttcaagtgTTTTACTTAATTTGGTATAGCTATCAACGACTCAGCTGTTTTAAATTAGCGAGTTAACCAACTGGACCTTCTTGTATGTTGTGAATCTTTGAGCGTGATACCATGATATATAGATTTCCTACCTATTCCAGTCCATTTATTGTTCTTCTCCATAGTAAAGCTGACGTCAATTCATCCATAATATAGATGAGTATGGGTATAGATTTACTCACTTACTTTGAAATTCATATTAATAAGAATTAATGTAAACTCGTCTGATTTAATACACGTGCATTTAAGTATGATGAGAAATTACAGTTtggattaatttaattttaaaataattcaatacatttatttgtacaagaataaatgaaaataaaagaaattataAGTGATTCTTATTataattttgagaatttttcCTGAGATTTATCAATATAACGATTTGATCTTATTAGAACAATTCGGCTTCCAAATAAAATAGAGGAACTCCACTTCCTCACATTTCTTTGCAATTTTTCAAAACTGCCAAATTCATGCCCAAGAAGAAAGAGCCAACCAATGCCGACATGCCTAAAAATAAACCATTACAATACAACATTTGGAGAAAAAGAACATACAACtcttgtcacgccccgggacgggagttggttgacaccggcgttgctctcaaatttccATTCGaaaacaagcctcagaagtacaaaattcagaaaccagtcttttaatTCATAAATACAGAATATctcaatgtctgatacaaactcaaatGTTCTACATCGAAAATGTAAAACCGAACATAATACtgtcttaacagatgcagcggaatctAATTACATAATTCAGAACGGAGAAAAATAACAATCTTCTTCACCTGCCCCAAAACTGATgttgttcttcttcttctagTAATTCTTCCTcgctcttatctgagatggatttggtgggtgagtgatatggttgtcactcaataagcggggcgggaataactctcagttttcgaaatcattttcacacagaaacagtaatacgaataatatacagaatttctaattttcagaacagaaatcagtattcagtattcagaaatcagtaatcagtattcagtaatcagaAATCAGGAATTTAACAAGTAAacactgagcacgttcgtgaatttcatggctaaactgatatcagtcccctatatattctctcctctaaggggtgaggccagtaattagtaatcagtaatcagtaatgttcagaatatatattcataccattagttcactaggtttct contains the following coding sequences:
- the LOC142506230 gene encoding meiotic nuclear division protein 1 homolog isoform X1 — translated: MVPENRHGSCGSNHHLNSKVIHGKSKKRGLSLEEKREKMLQIFYDSQDFFLLKELEKLGPKKGVILQSVKDVIQSLVDDDLVFKDKIGTSVYFWSLPSCAGNQLRNIQKKLDSELQSCKKRYIEQVDHCNSLKKGREESDERDEALDELKAIELKYNELKDEIAQYADNDPATFEAMKNTIEVAHSATNRWTDNIFTLRQWCSKNFPQAKEQLDNLYNEVGITEDFDYVELPAAIPKCSIGDQMPEVDI
- the LOC142506230 gene encoding meiotic nuclear division protein 1 homolog isoform X2, producing the protein MVPENRHGSCGSNHHLNSKSKKRGLSLEEKREKMLQIFYDSQDFFLLKELEKLGPKKGVILQSVKDVIQSLVDDDLVFKDKIGTSVYFWSLPSCAGNQLRNIQKKLDSELQSCKKRYIEQVDHCNSLKKGREESDERDEALDELKAIELKYNELKDEIAQYADNDPATFEAMKNTIEVAHSATNRWTDNIFTLRQWCSKNFPQAKEQLDNLYNEVGITEDFDYVELPAAIPKCSIGDQMPEVDI
- the LOC142506230 gene encoding meiotic nuclear division protein 1 homolog isoform X3 translates to MSKKRGLSLEEKREKMLQIFYDSQDFFLLKELEKLGPKKGVILQSVKDVIQSLVDDDLVFKDKIGTSVYFWSLPSCAGNQLRNIQKKLDSELQSCKKRYIEQVDHCNSLKKGREESDERDEALDELKAIELKYNELKDEIAQYADNDPATFEAMKNTIEVAHSATNRWTDNIFTLRQWCSKNFPQAKEQLDNLYNEVGITEDFDYVELPAAIPKCSIGDQMPEVDI
- the LOC142506230 gene encoding meiotic nuclear division protein 1 homolog isoform X4 — protein: MLQIFYDSQDFFLLKELEKLGPKKGVILQSVKDVIQSLVDDDLVFKDKIGTSVYFWSLPSCAGNQLRNIQKKLDSELQSCKKRYIEQVDHCNSLKKGREESDERDEALDELKAIELKYNELKDEIAQYADNDPATFEAMKNTIEVAHSATNRWTDNIFTLRQWCSKNFPQAKEQLDNLYNEVGITEDFDYVELPAAIPKCSIGDQMPEVDI